A window of Lytechinus variegatus isolate NC3 chromosome 15, Lvar_3.0, whole genome shotgun sequence contains these coding sequences:
- the LOC121428723 gene encoding GDP-fucose protein O-fucosyltransferase 1-like, which yields MVVDSANRKSSVMLWSLYLMVLFSHVCGSDIRNVDPNGYVVYCPCMGRFGNQADHFLGALSFAHGLDRTLILPPWNDYGKPSRAAQIPFDKYFKVDPLREYHRVITMETFMKELAPSLWPKEKRTGFCYRFRDGTDCKMKEGNPFGPFWDNHHIDFFEYKEYGPLSYNTHLPNARNMWEAKFPVSEYPVIALSGAPAAFPVTQENRQLHKYLHWSEEIDGQADQFIQENLSGSPFVGVHMRQGSDWVNACRHVKDAKQLFASPQCLGYQQEFGSLTDDLCMPSFDLVKEQIKAVVKKIKAEGVFIASDVEPDVKSLKKFLPSKVKIVQHKPSNPQVDLAILGKSDHYICNCVSSFSAFAKRERDATGKPSSFWGFGEDYERIKKRRSQKSRSEL from the exons ATGGTGGTGGATAGTGCAAACAGGAAGAGTTCTGTAATGCTATGGAGCCTTTATCTTATGGTACTGTTCTCACACGTCTGTGGATCTGACATAAGAAACGTTGATCCCAATGGATATGTAGTCTACTGCCCCTGTATGG GTCGTTTCGGTAACCAAGCTGATCACTTCCTAGGAGCTCTTTCCTTCGCTCATGGTCTGGACAGAACCCTTATCCTTCCGCCTTGGAACGATTACGGAAAACCAAGCCGCGCT GCTCAAATTCCGTTTGACAAGTACTTCAAGGTTGACCCGCTCCGTGAATATCATCGGGtcatcaccatggaaacctttaTGAAGGAGTTAGCTCCTTCTTTATGGCCAAAGGAGAAACGTACAG GATTCTGTTACCGTTTCAGAGATGGGACGGACTGCAAGATGAAGGAGGGAAATCCTTTCGGACCATTCTGGGACAACCATCACATTGACTTCTTCGAGTACAAGGAATATGGCCCACTTTCCTATAACACCCATTTGCCTAACGCAAGAAATATGTGGGAAGCCAA GTTCCCAGTGTCCGAGTACCCTGTGATTGCCCTCTCTGGCGCCCCTGCTGCCTTCCCGGTGACCCAGGAGAACAGACAACTCCATAAATATTTGCACTGGTCTGAAGAAATAGACGGGCAAGCAGATCAGTTCATTCAGGAGAACCTATCAGGGAGCCCATTTGTCGGAGTGCACATGCGACAAGGGTCGGACTGG GTCAATGCATGCAGGCATGTGAAAGACGCAAAACAGCTCTTTGCTTCGCCCCAGTGCCTCGGTTACCAACAAGAATTCGGCTCTCTGACAGACGATCTTTGTATGCCATCGTTTGACCTCGTCAAAGAACAGATTAAAGCCGTTGTCAAAAAGATCAAGGCTGAAGGGGTGTTTATTGCATCGGATGTAGAACCGGATGTTAAATCTCTGAAAAAGTTTCTTCCCTCAAAG GTCAAGATAGTGCAACACAAACCGTCAAACCCACAAGTTGACCTCGCTATATTAGGCAAGTCCGACCATTACATCTGCAATTGTGTCTCATCCTTCTCTGCATTTGCGAAGAGGGAGAGGGATGCCACGGGCAAGCCATCGTCCTTCTGGGGATTCGGGGAAGACTATGAGAGGATCAAGAAGAGGCGGTCGCAGAAATCTCGCAGCGAGTTATGA